In the Phaseolus vulgaris cultivar G19833 chromosome 7, P. vulgaris v2.0, whole genome shotgun sequence genome, one interval contains:
- the LOC137829598 gene encoding protein IQ-DOMAIN 2-like, giving the protein MGRKGSWFSTVKKALSPESKERNDQKTNRSKKKWFGKQKLHSASQSETDKAPPLPPPEVILPQAEIETSHDRIRVETAVVAEEPVPAVQTAPAEVQATTIVQLHSKPTEEVAAIRIQKAFRGYLARRALRALRGLVRLRSLMEGPVVKRQAISTLRSMQTFAHLQTQIRSRRLRMLEENQALQKQLLQKHAKELESTRLGEDWDDSVQSKEQVEAKLLGKYEASMRRERAMAYSFSHQQNWKNSSRSINPMFMDPTNPTWGWSWLERWTAARPWESHNLMEKEKNDNKSIRSSGRGITSAEISKSFAKFQLNSEKHSPTASQNPGSPNFESHSQQSHSNPPKSASPAVAKKLKKVSPKDMLAIDDDTKSLVSVQSERPRRHSIAGSTVEDNESLASSPAIPSYMVPTKSAKAKSRMQSPLAAENVTPDKGSSAGTAKKRLSFPASPARPRRHSGPPKVESSFNAEITVGNGVVG; this is encoded by the exons ATGGGGAGGAAGGGAAGTTGGTTTTCTACTGTGAAGAAAGCTCTAAGCCCTGAATCAAAGGAGAGGAACGATCAG AAAACAAATCGATCAAAGAAGAAATGGTTTGGAAAGCAAAAATTGCATTCAGCATCACAATCCGAAACTGATAAAGCACCTCCTCTTCCTCCACCTGAGGTTATTTTACCTCAGGCTGAGATTGAAACCAGTCATGATCGCATCAGAGTTGAAACTGCAGTGGTTGCTGAGGAACCAGTTCCTGCTGTTCAGACAGCACCTGCGGAGGTTCAAGCCACTACAATTGTTCAGTTACACAGTAAACCAACAGAAGAAGTGGCAGCAATAAGGATTCAGAAAGCTTTTCGGGGATACTTG GCAAGAAGGGCATTGCGTGCTTTAAGGGGACTGGTGAGGTTGAGATCCCTGATGGAAGGGCCAGTGGTGAAACGTCAAGCCATTAGTACCCTCCGTTCTATGCAGACTTTTGCACATTTGCAAACTCAGATTCGTTCTAGGAGGCTCAGGATGTTAGAGGAAAATCAAGCTCTACAGAAACAGCTCTTACAGAAACATGCAAAAGAGCTAGAGAGCACCAGG CTTGGGGAGGATTGGGATGACAGCGTACAATCAAAAGAACAGGTTGAAGCCAAGCTACTCGGCAAGTATGAAGCTTCTATGAGAAGAGAAAGAGCAATGGCTTATTCATTCTCTCATCAG CAAAACTGGAAGAATTCATCAAGATCCATAAACCCTATGTTCATGGATCCAACCAATCCGACCTGGGGTTGGAGTTGGTTGGAACGATGGACGGCAGCCCGGCCCTGGGAGAGCCATAATCTGATGGAGAAAGAGAAGAATGACAATAAATCTATTAGAAGTTCTGGCCGTGGCATTACCAGTGCTGAAATCAGCAAATCATTTGCTAAATTTCAGCTAAATTCTGAGAAACATTCTCCAACAGCCAGCCAAAATCCAGGCTCACCTAACTTTGAGTCACATTCCCAGCAGTCCCATTCAAATCCTCCCAAGTCAGCTTCTCCAGCAGTTGCCAAGAAGCTGAAGAAAGTGAGTCCAAAGGACATGTTGGCTATAGATGATGACACCAAAAGTCTGGTGAGTGTGCAGTCAGAGAGGCCAAGGAGGCACTCCATTGCTGGATCAACAGTGGAAGATAATGAAAGCCTTGCAAGCTCCCCAGCTATTCCAAGTTACATGGTGCCTACTAAATCTGCCAAAGCTAAGTCCAGAATGCAAAGTCCACTAGCTGCAGAAAATGTGACCCCAGATAAAGGGTCCTCTGCTGGGACTGCAAAGAAACGTCTTAGTTTCCCTGCTTCACCTGCTAGACCAAGAAGGCATTCAGGTCCACCAAAGGTAGAAAGCAGCTTCAATGCTGAAATCACTGTGGGAAATGGTGTGGTTGGTTGA
- the LOC137829597 gene encoding mitochondrial import inner membrane translocase subunit TIM14-3-like, which produces MTTPLMAGIAVAAAAYAGRYGIQAWQAFKARPPSMRRFYEGGFLATMTRREAALILGVRERTPTDKIKEAHRRVMVANHPDAGGSHYLASKINEAKDMLIGKTKGGGSAF; this is translated from the exons ATG ACTACACCATTGATGGCTGGGATTGCAGTGGCAGCTGCGGCTTATGCTGGAAGATATGGTATCCAGGCTTGGCAGGCATTCAAGGCTAGACCGCCTAGCATGCGTAGATTTTATGAAGGTGGTTTTCTGGCTACCATGACTAGGAGGGAAGCAGCTCTTATACTGGGTGTTAG AGAGCGCACTCCAACAGATAAGATTAAAGAAGCACATAGGAGGGTGATGGTTGCAAACCATCCAGATGCAGGTGGCAGCCATTATCTTGCATCCAAAATTAATGAAGCAAAAGATATGTTAATTGGAAAAACCAAGGGTGGTGGCTCAGCATTTTGA